The Phenylobacterium montanum genomic interval GGCGAGAAGCTGGCCATCAAGTGGGCTAAGCAGAAGGGCGTGACCCTGGTCCTGGCCAAGGCCGATTTCGACCGCAACGGTCGGGCGGCGCCGTTCCGGGCCAATGACGAGATGCTGGAACTGGATCCGGTCTGCGTCCTGACCCTGGCCAACTCGATCAATCCGAGCCGGGGCGGCGGCTTGCAGCCTTTTGGACCGGCCTTGAACCTGGCCCAGAAGGCGGCGGAGAAGGGTATCCGGCACCATCCTGTGAAGGCCCGGGCCTGAGGGCCCGATGCGGCGGCCGCGAGGCCGCCGCTACTCCCGTTTTTGCTGATCTTGGAGGGGCCGCGAGGGGAAGCCGGCTGGGATCGACGAGGTGGAGCCCCTCTCCTTCCCTTTCAGACCGAGCAGGCTGGCCGCGATCTCTAGGTGAACCTGGTCCGGGTCCGGCCGGGTCCAAGGCGACCTCGCACGCGAGGCGGGGTCGGCGGAGCCTCCGGTCTTCCTCCGCTTCGCTCCGTGCAGACCGGTGTCCACCGGCCCCGGCCCTGGGCCCGTCCGTCTCCCCGGCCCCGCCGGTCGCACGATCGCGGGATGAGCCCGCTGGTCGAAGCGAGGACGAAGACGATGGCGAACATGGCGATGGCGCAGGCGGTTCTGGAACACGCGCACCAATTCTACGATGTCGGCAGCTGGTACGTGGTGGCGGAGTGCTGGGACGTCTTCTCGGTGCTCGAAGAGCTGGACCAGCAGGAAGAGCGGACCAACACCCGGTTCGAGCTCGACGACGGGGCGATCTCGCATTTCGCGCAGATCATCGCGATAGATCCCACCCTCCACTGAGGCGCTAGGGCGCGGGGCCCCTACCCCGCGCCCCGGCTTTCGGCGTGAACAGGCGCTGAACGGAATCGCAGAGCTTGGGGCCGGCCGCTCAGGCGCCCCTATGTCTTGGGGTTGGTGATTCGTTCCGCCGCCGGCCCTATCCGGGCCGCCACGGAAGCGAATCAGCGGCGGGCGCGGCGCGGGTGACGGCCGCCCAGCTGCCGCGAAGCCCCGTCCGTGAAACCGGGCGGCGGGAGCGGTGTCGATCCTCCAGGTGCGGTGCCGGCCAACGAAGGGGTCAGCGGGGCCCGGCGGCGCTCGAGCCCTTCGAGCAAAGCGGGTCGCCGGCGTCGGAAGTGGTGCTGTGGTGGGATTGCGCCCGGGGGGAACAACCAGGCGCTGGGCGGCGGCGGGGCGAGCGGGATGTGGCAAGGACCAGGCGGCCGTCGTCGGGCTCGTGGCGGCTCTCGGGCCCGGGTGTCGAGCGGCGGCGAACGCGGTGGCGATCCCTGGCCTGCTCAGGGTGGCGGTGCGTGCGGCTGGCTGCCGTGAGGGTCGGTCTGCAGCAGCATCCACTTCCATCCTCCAGCGGGGGCGGCGTGGCGGCAGACGGTCCCGCGCGATCAATCACGCAAACCTAGGCCGGGTCGCTCGGGGTTGAAGCCGACCTCGCCAGCGAGGCGGCGGGCCCGGACCCTCCGGCCTTCCTTCGCTGCGCTGCGTGCAGGCCGGTTTCCAGGCCCGTCGGGCTTCATCCCCTCCCTTGTCCCCGTCCTTCGAGGTCGCGTGATCGCGGCTGGGACCGCGAGCCGCCCGGGCTCCTCCGGGCGGAAGACGGAGAAAGACGATGCTGAACCAAGTCCAACTGATCGGTTTCACGGGCGCCGAAGCCGAAGTGCGCACCACCCAAGGCGGCAAGAAGGTCGCCATCCTGCGGATCGCCACCAGCCGCTACACCAAGAAGGGCAACGAGAAGAAGGATTACACGACCTGGCATACGGTCGAGATCTGGAACCAGGCCACGGTCAACTGGCTCGCCTCCAAGCCGCTCCCCAAGGGCGCGAAGGTGTTCGTCCAGGGCGAAATCCGCCACGACCAGTATACCGACAAAGATGGCGTCGAGCGCTACTTCTCGAAGGTGGTGATCGCCGCGCCGGGCCACGAGTTGAAGTCCCTCGACCGGCCCGACTCCAACCCCGCCGAGGAGAGCTGACCGCCCTGCCCCGCCCGGTTCGCCGGGCGGGGCTTCGCCTTCGCCGACAAGGGCACCAGCGGCCGCTTCGGCCGCTGGCTTTCTGTCTGCCTTGTTCATTTGATTTTGAAAAACGCCCGCTGCGCCCAGGAGCGGGATTTCTAGATTCCAAGGATTCTAATTCAGGGAGGCAGAAGCGGAGAAGAAACAACCGGTTACACCGATATTCCTGACCGCTCGGGGGCGTCTTCCTGACCCGATGGGGGATCGATCCTGACCGTGTGGGGGCTTTGACCTGACCCGGCGGGGTCATCCTGACCGCTTGGGGGAGGCGCCCCCCAGGCCTGTTGTATCCTGACTTGCGAATTGATTCGAGGTCAGGAATGCTGGCCTAGATTTGGAGCAAGGAGTCGCCGGCTGGTCGACGCGGCGCACGTTGCGGATCTTGAGGACGGCGCTGAGGAGACGCCGGGCCGCGCCATGCGCGTGGCCCACGCCCTGCAGGCGCGTGATGGCGACGAGTTTGCCAAGCCCGGCAACCTGGTCGAGGTCCGCTTCGTCAAGGGCCAGTCGCTCAGCCTGACGGCGGCGCGCCTGTTGGCCCTGATGATCCTGACCGCAGGCGGCGACGCCTGGGAGCCGGTGGCGCACCGGATGCGCAAGGCCGACATCCGGCGCGGCCACAAGGGCAACGAGCGGATCTCCGACATGCTGGAGGAGCTGCACCGCACCCTTTTCGCCGCCGACGACCTGTCGTGGCGTGGGCGCAAAGCCACCAAGCGCTTCTCATTGATCCAGTCGTCGCGCGAGGAAGTCGACGAGGAGGGCTCGGAAGCCGGCTGGATCGAATGGGAGTTCACGCCCGACGCCCGCCGGCTGATCCGCGAGTCCGAGACCTACGCGGTGCTGAACCGCCAGGCTGTGCTCGGCTTCCGTTCCAGCTATGCGCTGCGGCTCTACGAGATGGGCGCGCTTCGGCTTTACCGACGCCAGTCCGTCTGGCGCGGCGACATGACCGCCGTCCGCGCGGCGTTCGGGATCGCGCCAGAGCTCTACAAGGACTTCGCCCAGCTCCGCCGCAAGGTGCTCGAGAAGGCCAAGACCGAGATCGATCACCTGGCCCACTTCACCGTCGACTGGCGCGAGATCCGTCGCGGTCGCACGATCGTCGAGATCGAATTCACCTTCCATCCCAAGAGCGCCCCCGCCCAGCTCGTGGCGGCCGGCGACGATAGCGGCGATGGCGTCAGGACCCTCGCGGTCCGCGAGAGCGCCACGAAGCCGGTGGCGGCGACCCCTGCCCTCCCCGCTCCGGCCCAACGGTCCGCCGCCCGCCCTAAGGCGAACGACACCGCCCTGCGGTTTCCGTCCGGGACCCTGCAGTACGGCGCCGAGCCTTTCGGCGAGATCGCGCGCGTCCATGGCGGCGGCTGGGCCCGCGATCTGATCGCCGACGCTTACCGCGAGCAGATGGATGCGCGCCTGGCCAACCTCACGGGCGCCAAGCTGGTGAAGTCCTGGACCGGCTTCTGCCAGGCCTTCGCGGCCCGGCGCGGCCGGCCTTAAAAGGTGGAATTGCACTGGTGCAATTTCGGGTCTTCGGATCGTGTGCTGCGCTCAGGCGATGGGCGCCTTGAGAAGTGGAGAGGGGAGGGACCTGCGCTAGGCGGCAGCTGCGGCCGGGCCCCCACGCGGTCAGGATGAGCGGGAGATACGCTGCCGGACCCTTGCCGATGTCGCCCGGCGATAGCCCGGCGTCCGGAGCGCTAGGCTTCGATGGAACGGGAGGAATTGCACCGGTGCAATTTCCCCGCTCGACCCCCTGGTTTGGAGGCAAGAAGCCCCCAATCGGTCAGGTTGGGTCTGGGCGAAAATCTGGAATCGGGATTTAGGTTGGTCACGTAGCGTTAATGCGCCCTTAACAAAGCGCTTATAGCGTCCAGGCGGTCCCACTTTCGCTTTTTGGGCGGGCGGGGTCGGTTTTTCGAAACCTGCCGGAGGCTGTGAGGTCCCATGTCGAACGTCGCCGAAGCGCCCACCCTCTCCCTCGCCGGGCCCATCTCGCAACTGGCGCGGCGCGCCTCGGCCGTGGTGGAGAATCTGCGCGACAGCGCTCGGGCCGCGCGCTCGGGCGAGCGCCGCGAGCCGATCTTCTCCATCAGCGAGGCCGCCGAACTGGTCGGGCGCACGCCGGCGGCGATCCGCGACGCGGAGAAAGACGGCAGGCTTCCTGAACCGCCCCGCACCGAGACCAATCGGCGGGTGGGCTACACCCTGGCCCAGGTCAACGACATGCGCGGCGTGTTCGGCACGCGGCCCTGGCGCAAGCCGGAGGATCCCTGCGCGGTGATCGCCGTGCAGAACTTCAAGGGCGGGGTCGGCAAGTCCACTCTGTCGGTCCACCTCGCCCAGTACCTGGCGATTCGGGGCTACCGGGTCGCGCTGATCGACTGCGACAGTCAGGCCTCGAGTACGACCCTGTTTGGCTACGTGCCCGACCTAGATCTCACCGAGGACCAGACGCTCTACCCGTACCTGCGGGAAGACGACATGCGCTCGCTCGACTACGCCCTGCTCGACACCCACTTCGACGGGCTGAAACTGATTCCGGCCAACCTCCGTCTGTTCCAGTCGGAGTATGAGCTGGCGGCGCGTATGGCCCGCGGCGGCGGTCGGCTGCTCGACCGACTCGCTCAGGGTATCGCGTCGATCGCCGACCAGTTCGACATGATCATTCTCGATCCGCCGCCCGCGCTGGGGGCGATCTCGCTGTCGGTGCTGCGGGCCGCCAACGCGCTGGTGATCCCGGTGCCGCCCACGGTGATGGACTTCTCCTCGACCGCGGCATTCCTGGCCATGCTCGACGAGACGCTCACCCAACTGGCGTCGCGCGACCTCGCGCCCGACCTCAACTTCGTCCGCATCGTCGCCTCCAAGGTCGACGAGAACAAGTCGATGCAGAAGGAGCTTCTGGCGCTCATGCGGCAGGTGTTCGGCCTGGCGATGATCCGCACGCCCATGAAGGATTCCGCCGAGATCGACAATGTCACGGCGCGCCTGATGACCGTCTATGAGGTCAACGGCCCGATGACCAGCAAGGCGGTGCGCGACCGCTGCCTGACCTACCTCAACGGGGTCAACGAGGAGATCCTCCTCGACGTCCGTCAGACCTGGCCGAGCCACGTCGAGCGGCTCCGCAAGGAGGGCCACGCATGAGCCGCCAAGACGTAAATTGCACCGGTGCAATTCGGGTAGAAAGGGGAGGCCGATGAGCTCCAAGAACCGCTCCTTCACCGCCGGATTGATGGGCGCGCTTGACGAGACCGCGCCCCAGCCAGAGGCTCCGACCCGGATGTCCATCGGCGTCCTCGCAGGTCGCGAGAACCGCATGGCCGAACTCGCCAGCGGCGCGGTCGTGGCGCGCGCGATCGAACAGGTCGACCCGGCCCGCTGCCGGCTGTGGAGCGAGCATAACCGCGACTACGCGAAGCTGGATGAGACCCGCTGCGCGGACCTGATCGAGAGCTTCAAAGCGCAGGGGAGGCAGGAGGTCCCGGCGATCGTCCGCCGTGTGCGGGGCGACCCCGACTTCGACTTTGAGGTCATCTGCGGCGCACGCCGGCATTGGACCGTGAGCTGGCTGCGCGGCCATAACTACACCGACTTCCGCTTCCTTGTGGAGGTGCGCGACCTCACCGACGAGGAGGCCTTTCGGATCTCCGATCTGGAGAACCGGGCCCGCGAAGATCTCAGCGACATCGAGCGCGCGCGGGACTACCTGAAGGCCCTGGGTCGCCACTACGGCGGACGCCAGAAGGACATGGCCGAGCGGCTCAAGGTGTCGGAAGCCTGGCTTAGCCGTTACCTCGACCTGGCGCGGTTGCCCGCCGATCTCGTGGCCGCATTCGACGATCCGCACGAGCTGAAGATCAAGCACGTTACCCAACTGAAGCCGCTGCTCAAGCCCGACGACCGCGAGCGGCGGGTGCTGGCGGAAGCCGCCGCCATCGCCAAGGGAAGAGGGGAGGGGACCCCCCTCAAGCCCCAGGACGTCATCCGTCGCCTGGCGGCGGCGGCGGATCCCCCCAAGAAGTCAGGATCCCCCAAGAAGTCAGGCCAGGCGTCGGCCGAGGTCGTCTCGTCGCCGACCGGCCAGCCGCTGTTTCGCGTCGAGCCCAAGGGCAAGAAGGAGGTCAACGTCACCCTCCTCCTGCAGGCTGGTGGGAGCCGGGCGGACGCCGAACGCGCCTTCACGGAGCTTCTCGCACGGTTCTGGCTCAACACCGCCGGCGCGGAGTCGGCCTAGTTCACACTAGCGGAAGAAGGTTACAGGTTATATATAGCTTTCTTCACGTTTGGCGAACTAGAAGCTTCCATGCCTCGGCAGCGCTCAGCCCCGTTCTTCAGCGACGCCCCGGTCTTTGACCGCGCCGACTACGCGCGCGCGATCGGCCGGGCGCCGAGCGACAAGGTGGTGAGCAGCATGCTGGCCCAACACCTGAAGGCGGGCAACATCCGCCGCATCGCCCGGGGCGTGTTCGCCTCCGTCCCCAAGCACGCCAACGCCGAGACCTGGTCGGTCGACCGCTTCCTTGCGGCCTCCCGGCTGCGGCCGGGCGGCGTCATCGCCTATCACTCCGCGCTCGAACTCCAGGGCTACGCCTATTCGGAGAGCTTCGACCTGCAGGTCGTGGCGCCGGGTCAGCCCGCGGTGCTGGCCGCCGAGGGGTTCACCTGCCGGTTCATCAAGGCGCCGGCGCCCTTCGGGGAGGCCGACCTGACCACGGTCGACCGCCTCGGTCAGTCGGTGCCGGTGACGACCCTCGAATGCACCGTCGCGGACCTGTTCGACCGGTCGGATCTGGCCGGCGGGACCGACGAGCTGATCAGCTCGCTCGACCTGATCGGCCGGCTCGACCCCGACCGGCTCATCACCCGCCTCGCGGCCTTGGGCAACGCCACGGCGGCCGGCGCGGCCGGCTGGTGGCTGGAGCGCCGCCGCGACCAGCTCGGTGTGTCCGACGACGCTCTGGACCGCCTGCAGGCGCTGGCGCCCAAGCAGAACCGCTACGCCCTGGGCGCCGTCTCTGGCGCCGGCCGCCTGGCGCCTCGGTGGCGGGTGATCCTGCCCGAGGCCGTGTTCAATCCCGCCTTTGAAGGCTTGGCGTGACGGCGCCCTCCGCCCAGACCCTGCAGCGCCTGGCCAACGAGACCGGCCTGCAGGCAGGCACGCTGGAGAAGGTCCTACGGCTGCTAGATGTCCTGCAGGAGATCGCCCACGATCCCGTCTTGGCGGACCGGCTGGTCCTCAAGGGCGGCACAGCGCTGAACGTCTTTCACCTGGCCCTGGACCGCCTGTCGGTCGACATCGACCTCAACTATGTCGGCGCGCTGGACCGCGCGGCGATGGAGGTTGATCGGCCTGAGGTCGACGCGGCCCTGAACCGGCTCTTGACTGCCCAGGGCTACGCCATTCGCCGCCAGCCCGGCGACCATGCCGGTGGCAAATGGATCGGCCGCTTCGCCTCTGCGCTGGGTGGCGGCGCCTCGCTGGAGGTCGACGTCAACTACATGTCCCGCCAGCCGCTGTTCGGCGCCGCCAAGATGAACTCCGTCGACCTGGGCGGTGTCCGCGCGTCCGGCATCGCGGTCTTGGATCTTCACGAGGTCGCCGCTGGCAAGCTGGTCGCCCTGATCGACCGGGAGGCCGCTCGGGACCTCTTCGACGCCCGACGAATGCTCGACATCGCCGGGCTG includes:
- a CDS encoding single-stranded DNA-binding protein; this encodes MLNQVQLIGFTGAEAEVRTTQGGKKVAILRIATSRYTKKGNEKKDYTTWHTVEIWNQATVNWLASKPLPKGAKVFVQGEIRHDQYTDKDGVERYFSKVVIAAPGHELKSLDRPDSNPAEES
- a CDS encoding replication initiation protein, coding for MRVAHALQARDGDEFAKPGNLVEVRFVKGQSLSLTAARLLALMILTAGGDAWEPVAHRMRKADIRRGHKGNERISDMLEELHRTLFAADDLSWRGRKATKRFSLIQSSREEVDEEGSEAGWIEWEFTPDARRLIRESETYAVLNRQAVLGFRSSYALRLYEMGALRLYRRQSVWRGDMTAVRAAFGIAPELYKDFAQLRRKVLEKAKTEIDHLAHFTVDWREIRRGRTIVEIEFTFHPKSAPAQLVAAGDDSGDGVRTLAVRESATKPVAATPALPAPAQRSAARPKANDTALRFPSGTLQYGAEPFGEIARVHGGGWARDLIADAYREQMDARLANLTGAKLVKSWTGFCQAFAARRGRP
- a CDS encoding AAA family ATPase, which produces MSNVAEAPTLSLAGPISQLARRASAVVENLRDSARAARSGERREPIFSISEAAELVGRTPAAIRDAEKDGRLPEPPRTETNRRVGYTLAQVNDMRGVFGTRPWRKPEDPCAVIAVQNFKGGVGKSTLSVHLAQYLAIRGYRVALIDCDSQASSTTLFGYVPDLDLTEDQTLYPYLREDDMRSLDYALLDTHFDGLKLIPANLRLFQSEYELAARMARGGGRLLDRLAQGIASIADQFDMIILDPPPALGAISLSVLRAANALVIPVPPTVMDFSSTAAFLAMLDETLTQLASRDLAPDLNFVRIVASKVDENKSMQKELLALMRQVFGLAMIRTPMKDSAEIDNVTARLMTVYEVNGPMTSKAVRDRCLTYLNGVNEEILLDVRQTWPSHVERLRKEGHA
- a CDS encoding ParB/RepB/Spo0J family partition protein, translating into MSSKNRSFTAGLMGALDETAPQPEAPTRMSIGVLAGRENRMAELASGAVVARAIEQVDPARCRLWSEHNRDYAKLDETRCADLIESFKAQGRQEVPAIVRRVRGDPDFDFEVICGARRHWTVSWLRGHNYTDFRFLVEVRDLTDEEAFRISDLENRAREDLSDIERARDYLKALGRHYGGRQKDMAERLKVSEAWLSRYLDLARLPADLVAAFDDPHELKIKHVTQLKPLLKPDDRERRVLAEAAAIAKGRGEGTPLKPQDVIRRLAAAADPPKKSGSPKKSGQASAEVVSSPTGQPLFRVEPKGKKEVNVTLLLQAGGSRADAERAFTELLARFWLNTAGAESA
- a CDS encoding type IV toxin-antitoxin system AbiEi family antitoxin domain-containing protein; translation: MPRQRSAPFFSDAPVFDRADYARAIGRAPSDKVVSSMLAQHLKAGNIRRIARGVFASVPKHANAETWSVDRFLAASRLRPGGVIAYHSALELQGYAYSESFDLQVVAPGQPAVLAAEGFTCRFIKAPAPFGEADLTTVDRLGQSVPVTTLECTVADLFDRSDLAGGTDELISSLDLIGRLDPDRLITRLAALGNATAAGAAGWWLERRRDQLGVSDDALDRLQALAPKQNRYALGAVSGAGRLAPRWRVILPEAVFNPAFEGLA
- a CDS encoding nucleotidyl transferase AbiEii/AbiGii toxin family protein, producing the protein MTAPSAQTLQRLANETGLQAGTLEKVLRLLDVLQEIAHDPVLADRLVLKGGTALNVFHLALDRLSVDIDLNYVGALDRAAMEVDRPEVDAALNRLLTAQGYAIRRQPGDHAGGKWIGRFASALGGGASLEVDVNYMSRQPLFGAAKMNSVDLGGVRASGIAVLDLHEVAAGKLVALIDREAARDLFDARRMLDIAGLDWANIKAAMLAYGAAGRRDWRRASAADIGGDPRELRQKLAICLPQNRFAAAGGPEAWIAQTVAECRTRLAPLFDLTAGEAAFLDGILDRGEIDPSGLAVAPEIQSRIAAMPMLAWKAQNVRQHLQARKG